The following are encoded in a window of uncultured Ilyobacter sp. genomic DNA:
- a CDS encoding cysteine-rich small domain-containing protein, producing MFNKGSFNYKFVQNSKCEYFPCHDIEDKEKFNCLFCYCPLYMMGESCGGNFKYTEHGIKDCSKCILPHIKDVGYDHIQKKMMEVIEKVQDEYLDKKKR from the coding sequence TTGTTTAATAAAGGTTCTTTTAATTACAAATTTGTCCAGAACAGCAAGTGCGAATATTTTCCATGTCATGATATAGAAGACAAGGAGAAGTTTAACTGTCTTTTCTGTTACTGTCCTCTATACATGATGGGTGAAAGTTGCGGTGGAAATTTCAAATATACAGAACACGGAATAAAAGACTGCTCTAAATGTATCCTTCCTCATATAAAGGATGTTGGCTACGACCATATACAGAAAAAGATGATGGAAGTAATAGAAAAAGTTCAAGACGAGTATCTGGATAAGAAGAAAAGATAA
- the sfsA gene encoding DNA/RNA nuclease SfsA has product MKKVYEIKCDQQGIFIERPNRFIAEVKLDNGSLETVHVHDSGRIKELLFEGNRVNIKSASNPNRKTKWDMISALSDDGEEILINSAHHRYISENIIRDPEISPFGEVDSVRAEVKYGNSRIDYLLTKNGENIWVEVKGVSLSVDRVAMFPDAPSTRAQRHLKELMEILEKGDRAAVLLLIFRDSEYFIPKWETDPVFSKLFYEARERGVEIYPVQLELKDGNINYRGQLPIGEKEQSI; this is encoded by the coding sequence ATGAAGAAGGTTTATGAGATAAAATGTGACCAGCAAGGAATTTTTATAGAGAGACCAAATAGATTTATAGCTGAAGTGAAGTTAGACAACGGATCATTAGAGACGGTGCATGTCCATGATTCAGGGAGGATAAAAGAACTTCTTTTTGAGGGAAACCGAGTGAATATAAAAAGTGCATCAAACCCAAACCGGAAGACTAAGTGGGATATGATAAGCGCCTTAAGTGACGACGGAGAAGAGATTCTTATAAATTCTGCTCACCACCGGTATATATCAGAAAATATTATCCGTGATCCAGAGATTTCACCTTTTGGAGAAGTTGACAGTGTCAGAGCAGAAGTGAAGTATGGCAACAGCAGAATAGACTATTTGCTGACTAAAAATGGTGAAAATATATGGGTAGAAGTTAAAGGGGTGTCTTTGTCAGTAGACAGGGTTGCCATGTTTCCAGATGCACCTAGTACCAGGGCTCAAAGACATCTCAAGGAGCTCATGGAGATACTAGAAAAAGGAGATAGAGCTGCGGTGCTGCTTCTTATTTTTAGAGATTCAGAATATTTCATACCTAAATGGGAAACAGATCCGGTATTTTCAAAACTTTTTTATGAGGCAAGGGAAAGAGGGGTAGAAATTTACCCTGTTCAGTTAGAGCTGAAGGACGGGAATATCAATTATAGAGGTCAGCTGCCTATAGGTGAAAAAGAGCAGAGTATATAA
- a CDS encoding septal ring lytic transglycosylase RlpA family protein codes for MKKGFNIFIFLILILLSGCSAVSKKTEIYSQNHVLKGMASWYGKEFQGRLTASGEEYNIRYYTAAHKSLPFGTIVRVTNINNGKSVRVKINDRGPFVKGRVIDLTPKAFESIASTKKGVIPVKIEILDDSDTFRYKS; via the coding sequence ATGAAAAAAGGATTTAATATTTTTATATTTTTAATACTTATACTTCTATCTGGATGTTCTGCTGTATCTAAAAAAACAGAAATTTATTCTCAAAATCACGTCTTAAAAGGGATGGCCTCCTGGTATGGAAAAGAGTTCCAGGGTAGATTAACTGCCAGTGGTGAAGAGTATAATATCAGATACTATACCGCCGCCCATAAATCTCTGCCTTTTGGAACGATAGTGCGGGTTACCAATATCAACAATGGAAAAAGTGTAAGAGTTAAAATAAATGATCGTGGACCTTTTGTAAAAGGAAGAGTCATAGACCTTACTCCCAAGGCCTTTGAAAGCATCGCTTCAACCAAAAAAGGGGTTATACCTGTAAAGATAGAGATCCTAGATGACTCAGACACATTCAGATATAAAAGTTAA
- a CDS encoding ankyrin repeat domain-containing protein — protein sequence MKKIVFMLLTFLILIGCSNRQTNGVIDIDSVKITPEDVYTSIFLDDSDSVKLFLDNGFPINYKDEAGETLLIKSVKGNSKNVIDLLVSRGAALEERTSSKLRKNTNITVPGKTALYFAENFDILNILVDKGANVNFVNSEGEPLLVYFIKYKPVEYTKFIIKKGAKVNSVDQNMWTPLIWAVVNSQEEVVKELLIEGADAFFRDSQGNYAIYYAFEKNIISLLLEDGYRMDVKNKDDEIIMGEVYLKCVSNGYYEEVEKLLEMGIDVNYMSYGDSALSLAKENKDAKMLELLRVRGAIE from the coding sequence ATGAAGAAAATAGTCTTTATGCTTTTGACATTTTTAATATTAATAGGTTGTAGCAATAGACAGACTAATGGAGTGATCGATATTGACAGTGTCAAAATAACTCCTGAAGATGTTTACACATCCATATTTTTAGATGACTCTGACAGTGTAAAACTCTTTTTAGATAATGGATTTCCGATAAATTATAAAGATGAGGCCGGAGAGACTCTTTTGATAAAATCTGTAAAGGGAAACTCTAAAAATGTAATTGACCTTCTAGTTTCAAGGGGTGCAGCCCTTGAGGAGAGGACATCTTCAAAATTAAGAAAAAATACCAATATAACGGTACCTGGGAAAACAGCCCTTTATTTTGCAGAGAATTTTGACATTTTGAATATTCTTGTGGATAAAGGTGCAAATGTTAATTTTGTTAACAGTGAAGGAGAACCACTTTTAGTTTACTTTATAAAGTATAAACCTGTTGAATATACAAAGTTTATTATAAAAAAAGGTGCTAAAGTTAATTCTGTGGATCAAAATATGTGGACCCCGCTCATATGGGCTGTTGTAAACTCTCAAGAGGAGGTAGTAAAAGAACTTCTTATAGAGGGCGCAGACGCTTTTTTCAGGGATTCCCAGGGGAATTATGCCATCTATTATGCTTTCGAAAAAAATATTATTTCACTTCTTTTAGAAGATGGTTACAGAATGGACGTCAAGAATAAAGATGATGAAATAATTATGGGAGAAGTCTACCTCAAATGTGTTTCCAACGGATACTATGAAGAGGTAGAAAAACTTTTGGAGATGGGAATAGATGTGAATTATATGTCTTATGGAGACAGTGCTCTTTCTCTCGCAAAAGAAAATAAAGATGCAAAAATGTTAGAACTTCTAAGAGTAAGAGGGGCAATAGAGTAA
- the eam gene encoding glutamate 2,3-aminomutase: MNKKREISLERASELKSRIEDYLVVKNSIPTGFSEKVQAQYKKSKEILMKHFGASEEQWNDYKWQLINRISDVETLSLIINLTEKEKEEIKNVGEIYRWAISPYYAALVDPDNKYDSIRLLSVPTGSEASHPEGEADPMGEEFTNPAGSITRRYPDRLIINTTNECAMYCRHCQRRRNIGETDSHQSDAVIMESIDYIRNNPEIRDVLLTGGDVLCLSDNRLEWILKELKSIPHVDYIRIGTRTLVTMPQRVTDELVDMLKKYHPIYINTHINHPKEITPEVKEACEKLANGGVSLGNQAVLLNGINNDKYIMRLLNHEMLKVRVRPYYIFHAKHVKGTLHFNTSIDDGIEIMEYLRGYTSGMAIPTYIINAPKGQGKTPIMPQYLLSRGKNSVKIRTWEGRVIDYENHPTVDIKEYI, encoded by the coding sequence ATGAATAAAAAACGTGAAATTTCCCTAGAGAGAGCCAGTGAACTAAAATCTAGAATAGAAGATTATCTTGTTGTAAAAAACTCTATTCCTACAGGTTTTTCTGAGAAAGTGCAGGCTCAGTATAAAAAATCAAAAGAGATTCTAATGAAGCATTTCGGAGCTTCTGAAGAACAGTGGAACGACTATAAGTGGCAGCTTATAAATAGAATAAGTGATGTAGAAACACTTAGCCTCATTATTAATCTCACGGAAAAAGAGAAAGAGGAAATTAAAAATGTAGGAGAAATATACAGATGGGCTATTTCACCTTATTATGCAGCTCTTGTGGATCCAGACAATAAATATGATTCTATCAGGCTTCTATCAGTTCCTACAGGCTCAGAGGCATCTCATCCAGAAGGTGAGGCAGACCCTATGGGTGAAGAGTTTACAAATCCTGCTGGAAGTATAACCAGAAGATATCCAGACAGACTCATTATAAACACTACCAACGAATGTGCAATGTACTGCAGACACTGCCAGAGAAGAAGAAATATAGGAGAAACCGACAGCCACCAAAGTGATGCTGTCATTATGGAGTCTATCGATTATATAAGAAACAACCCTGAAATAAGAGATGTTCTCCTCACAGGAGGAGACGTCCTATGTCTTTCAGACAATAGATTAGAATGGATACTAAAAGAACTAAAAAGCATCCCTCATGTAGACTATATAAGGATAGGGACAAGAACCTTGGTTACAATGCCTCAGAGGGTTACTGATGAACTTGTGGATATGCTAAAAAAATACCATCCTATATATATAAATACCCACATCAACCACCCTAAGGAGATAACTCCTGAAGTAAAAGAGGCCTGCGAAAAACTTGCCAACGGAGGTGTTTCTCTAGGAAATCAGGCAGTTCTTTTAAACGGAATCAATAATGACAAATACATTATGAGACTCTTGAACCATGAGATGCTTAAGGTGAGAGTAAGACCATACTATATCTTCCATGCAAAACATGTAAAGGGAACTCTTCACTTCAATACATCTATTGATGATGGCATAGAGATCATGGAATATCTTAGAGGTTACACCTCTGGAATGGCCATCCCTACCTATATAATCAATGCTCCAAAGGGGCAGGGTAAGACACCTATTATGCCTCAATATCTTCTTTCTAGAGGTAAAAACTCAGTAAAAATAAGAACATGGGAAGGAAGGGTTATCGATTATGAAAACCATCCTACAGTTGATATAAAAGAATATATATAA
- a CDS encoding aspartate ammonia-lyase, translating into MRIEKDGIGELEIPKNRYYGIHTQRAIENFYIKNGRKTNPELIKSFALVKLAAAEANFKAGKLDEDKKNSIVRACERVYQGDLESEFPLSAIQGGAGTSTNMNVNEVIANAALEEMGQEKGRYDIMNPIEDVNLSQSTNDVYPTAVKITVIRILRELVTEAMSLQEELQNKEKEFSSIFKLGRTQLQDAVPLTLGQSFGAFAEAISRDRWRLYKIEERIRRVNIGGTAIGTGVGASLKYRYYVTEELKRLTGYGLARAENLIDATQNLDVFVEVSGLLKTMAVNLNKIANDLRLMSSGPSGGIGEIKLPPMQMGSSIMPGKINPVGAEFIKQIFHKVQGNDLIVSAAAAEGEFELNALTPIISESVIESIEVLRDGISIFREKVVKGVAADKEKCEKHLRASLSTITSHIDQLGYELLSEILKECEKTGKSYDTILKEKGLIKE; encoded by the coding sequence ATGAGAATTGAAAAAGACGGTATAGGGGAACTGGAGATCCCCAAGAATAGATATTACGGGATACATACTCAGAGGGCCATAGAGAACTTTTATATAAAAAACGGCAGAAAAACAAATCCCGAATTGATAAAAAGCTTTGCCTTGGTAAAACTTGCAGCTGCCGAAGCCAATTTCAAAGCTGGGAAGCTTGATGAAGACAAAAAAAACTCCATAGTGAGAGCATGCGAAAGGGTGTACCAGGGAGATTTAGAGTCTGAATTCCCACTCTCTGCAATCCAGGGTGGTGCAGGTACCTCTACAAATATGAATGTAAACGAGGTCATCGCAAATGCAGCCTTAGAAGAGATGGGCCAGGAAAAAGGAAGATATGACATCATGAACCCTATTGAAGATGTGAATCTCAGCCAGAGCACCAACGATGTGTACCCTACGGCGGTAAAAATAACAGTTATCAGGATTCTGAGAGAACTTGTTACAGAGGCCATGTCTCTTCAGGAGGAGCTTCAGAACAAAGAAAAAGAGTTCTCCTCTATATTCAAACTGGGAAGAACACAGCTTCAGGATGCTGTACCCCTCACCTTGGGACAGAGTTTCGGAGCCTTTGCCGAAGCTATCTCCAGAGACAGGTGGAGACTATACAAAATAGAAGAAAGGATCAGAAGAGTCAACATCGGCGGTACCGCAATAGGAACAGGAGTGGGGGCAAGCCTGAAATACCGTTATTATGTAACAGAGGAATTAAAAAGACTCACAGGATACGGTTTGGCCAGGGCAGAGAACCTCATCGATGCAACTCAAAATCTAGATGTTTTCGTAGAGGTCTCAGGGCTTCTGAAAACAATGGCTGTTAATCTGAATAAGATAGCCAACGACCTGAGACTCATGTCTTCAGGTCCTAGCGGAGGTATAGGGGAGATAAAGCTTCCTCCTATGCAGATGGGGTCTTCCATAATGCCCGGGAAAATCAATCCCGTAGGGGCAGAATTTATAAAGCAGATATTTCACAAGGTACAGGGTAATGACCTCATTGTTTCCGCTGCAGCAGCTGAAGGGGAGTTTGAGCTAAACGCACTTACACCTATTATTTCAGAATCAGTTATTGAGAGTATAGAGGTTTTAAGAGACGGGATTAGTATATTTAGAGAAAAAGTGGTCAAAGGAGTTGCTGCAGACAAAGAAAAATGTGAAAAGCATCTGAGGGCGAGCCTTTCAACTATAACTAGCCACATAGATCAGTTGGGCTATGAACTTTTGTCTGAAATTTTAAAGGAGTGTGAAAAAACAGGAAAATCCTATGATACGATTTTAAAAGAAAAAGGTCTCATAAAGGAGTGA
- the glyA gene encoding serine hydroxymethyltransferase — protein sequence MNNLKNIDPEIYEVVLKEEDRQEYGLELIASENFVSKAVMEASGSVLTNKYAEGYPDKRYYGGCQFVDVAEKLAIERAKKLFGAEYVNVQAHSGSQANMAVYKGLINLGDTILGMKLDHGGHLTHGMHVNFSGKDYKVVSYSVKKDDELIDYEEVKKLALESKPKIIIAGASAYPRIIDFKKFREIADEVGAYLMVDMAHIAGLIVAGEHPNPMEHAHVVTTTTHKTLRGPRGGMILTNDEEIAKKINKTIFPGIQGGPLMHVIAAKAVAFKEALQPEFKEYQIQVVKNAKVLAEELQKGGLRIVSGGTDNHMMLVDLTPKGLTGKAVEEGLGKAHITVNKNGIPYDTQKPMITSGVRIGTPALTTRGMKEEEMKAVASFILRVIDNIEDDDKIKEVGEEIKEFCKNFPLYK from the coding sequence TTGAATAACCTTAAAAATATCGACCCAGAGATTTACGAAGTTGTGCTAAAAGAAGAGGATAGACAGGAGTATGGGCTAGAACTTATAGCATCTGAAAATTTTGTGTCAAAAGCTGTGATGGAGGCTTCAGGGAGTGTGCTTACAAACAAGTATGCTGAAGGGTACCCTGATAAAAGATATTACGGTGGATGTCAGTTTGTGGATGTGGCAGAAAAGCTTGCCATTGAAAGGGCAAAGAAACTATTTGGTGCAGAATATGTAAATGTTCAGGCACACTCTGGATCACAAGCTAATATGGCGGTTTATAAGGGGCTTATAAATCTCGGAGACACGATCCTTGGAATGAAGCTAGATCATGGCGGACATCTTACTCATGGTATGCATGTAAACTTTTCTGGAAAAGACTATAAAGTAGTTTCCTACAGTGTGAAAAAAGATGATGAACTCATAGATTATGAAGAAGTAAAAAAACTAGCTCTTGAATCTAAACCAAAAATAATAATAGCAGGTGCAAGTGCGTATCCTAGAATAATTGATTTTAAAAAATTCAGAGAGATAGCAGACGAGGTAGGGGCTTACCTCATGGTAGATATGGCTCACATAGCTGGTCTCATAGTAGCGGGAGAACATCCAAATCCTATGGAACATGCCCACGTTGTGACAACAACAACCCACAAAACACTCAGAGGACCTCGGGGGGGGATGATACTTACCAATGATGAAGAGATAGCGAAAAAAATAAATAAAACAATATTCCCAGGAATCCAGGGTGGACCACTTATGCATGTAATCGCAGCAAAGGCAGTGGCTTTTAAAGAAGCACTGCAACCTGAATTTAAAGAGTATCAGATACAGGTAGTGAAAAATGCCAAGGTACTGGCAGAAGAGCTTCAAAAAGGTGGCCTAAGAATCGTCAGTGGAGGTACAGACAACCATATGATGTTAGTTGACCTCACTCCTAAGGGACTCACAGGTAAGGCAGTGGAAGAGGGACTAGGGAAGGCTCACATAACTGTAAATAAAAATGGAATACCTTATGACACGCAGAAACCCATGATAACGAGCGGGGTAAGAATAGGTACTCCGGCTCTGACTACAAGAGGGATGAAGGAAGAAGAGATGAAGGCAGTGGCATCATTCATACTGAGAGTCATAGATAACATCGAAGATGATGACAAAATAAAAGAGGTAGGGGAAGAGATAAAAGAGTTCTGTAAAAATTTTCCTCTCTATAAATAA
- the typA gene encoding translational GTPase TypA has protein sequence MKVKNIAIIAHVDHGKTTLVDGMLRQSGVFGSHEALSERVMDSNDLEKERGITIFSKNASLRFKDYKINIVDTPGHADFGGEVQRILKMVDSVLLLVDAFEGVMPQTKYVLKQALEHGLRPIVVVNKIDRPNSTPEEVVDSVFDLFVELGANDMQLEFPVVYASAKNGFAKLSLNDPDENMQPLFETILEHVDDPEGDPDAPVQMLVTNIAPDNYLGKLGTGKIHNGILKKNQEVTLIKRDGELINYKISRLFGYEGLKRVEMEEAVCGDVVTIAGLEKIDIGETVADRVNPMALPLIDIDEPTLAMTFMVNDSPFVGREGKFVTSRNIWDRLQKELEHNVSMKVEETGSAEAFVVKGRGELQLSILIENMRREGFELQVAKPQVIFKEIDGVKCEPIELAIIDVADEFVGVVIEKLGIRKGEMINMIQGSDGYTRIEFKVPARGLIGFRNEFMTETRGTGILNHSFYDYEPHRGEVPTRMRGVLISIDTGTTTAYSLGNLQDRGVLFAPPGLEVYAGMIIGEHSRENDLTVNVTRGKQLTNMRASGTDAVVRLAPPREFTLEQALEYIADDELVEITPKSVRMRKKILDEGARKRSQRKG, from the coding sequence ATGAAGGTAAAAAATATAGCTATTATTGCCCATGTTGACCATGGGAAGACAACTCTTGTCGACGGTATGTTGAGACAATCAGGAGTATTTGGATCTCACGAAGCTTTAAGTGAAAGAGTAATGGACAGTAATGATCTTGAAAAAGAGAGAGGAATCACAATATTTTCAAAAAACGCTTCACTTAGATTTAAAGATTACAAAATAAATATTGTCGATACTCCAGGCCATGCTGACTTTGGTGGAGAGGTACAGAGAATACTTAAAATGGTTGACTCGGTTCTTCTTCTTGTAGATGCCTTTGAAGGGGTAATGCCACAGACAAAATACGTACTGAAGCAGGCTCTTGAGCATGGACTTAGACCTATCGTCGTAGTAAATAAAATAGACAGACCCAACTCTACACCTGAAGAGGTCGTAGACTCTGTGTTTGACCTTTTTGTTGAATTGGGTGCAAATGATATGCAGCTTGAATTTCCAGTTGTATATGCTTCTGCAAAGAATGGTTTTGCAAAACTTAGCCTAAATGATCCAGATGAAAATATGCAGCCGCTATTTGAGACTATTTTAGAGCATGTAGACGATCCAGAGGGAGACCCAGATGCTCCGGTTCAAATGCTTGTTACAAACATCGCTCCAGACAACTACCTTGGAAAACTTGGTACTGGAAAAATCCATAACGGAATTTTGAAAAAGAACCAGGAAGTAACTCTTATTAAAAGAGACGGAGAACTTATAAATTACAAAATTTCAAGATTATTCGGTTATGAAGGTCTAAAAAGAGTTGAAATGGAAGAAGCTGTTTGTGGAGATGTAGTTACAATAGCTGGACTTGAGAAGATAGATATAGGGGAAACTGTAGCAGACAGAGTCAATCCTATGGCCCTTCCTCTTATAGATATAGATGAACCGACTCTTGCCATGACATTTATGGTAAATGACTCTCCATTTGTAGGTAGAGAGGGTAAGTTTGTAACTTCAAGAAACATATGGGACAGACTTCAAAAAGAATTAGAGCACAACGTAAGTATGAAAGTAGAAGAAACAGGTTCTGCTGAAGCCTTTGTTGTAAAGGGAAGAGGAGAACTTCAACTTTCTATCCTTATTGAAAATATGAGAAGAGAGGGGTTTGAGCTTCAAGTTGCAAAACCTCAAGTAATCTTTAAAGAGATAGACGGAGTAAAGTGTGAACCTATCGAACTTGCAATAATAGACGTTGCAGACGAGTTTGTAGGAGTTGTTATAGAAAAGTTAGGAATAAGAAAAGGTGAAATGATCAACATGATCCAAGGATCAGACGGATACACAAGAATCGAGTTTAAAGTACCTGCAAGAGGTCTGATAGGATTCAGAAATGAATTTATGACTGAGACTAGGGGAACAGGAATACTAAACCATTCCTTCTATGATTATGAGCCGCACAGAGGAGAAGTACCTACTAGAATGAGGGGAGTGCTCATATCCATCGATACAGGTACAACTACAGCATATTCTCTTGGAAATCTACAAGACAGAGGAGTGCTCTTCGCACCACCAGGTCTAGAAGTGTATGCAGGGATGATAATAGGGGAACATTCTAGAGAAAATGATCTTACAGTAAATGTAACAAGAGGAAAGCAGCTAACTAATATGAGAGCTTCAGGAACAGATGCAGTAGTAAGACTAGCTCCTCCAAGAGAGTTTACTCTTGAGCAGGCTCTAGAATATATAGCTGATGATGAACTTGTAGAGATAACTCCGAAAAGTGTAAGAATGAGAAAGAAGATACTAGACGAAGGTGCAAGAAAAAGATCTCAAAGAAAGGGATAG
- a CDS encoding amino acid permease — protein sequence MNLKKELGFWEVFSIASGAMISSGIFILPGIAFEKSGPSMILAYFLGGILALGGILNVIELATAMPKAGGDYFFVMRTLGPLVGTISGILSWSALSLKSAFAIFGISSFIDGILRGTVNIHDVLIISIFVTLFFMVLNAVGVDIAAKFEVALVVILLAVMVIYIIFGMKTVDISRYTPFVSSFKNGEFIDAVSIFSYEGIHRVIGTASLIFVSFGGLLKATTVAEEVKDAGSNITKGMITSIMTIIVLYVLILIITVGNIDGQLLAGSLSPISDTAKKIFGTWGFYVIDFAALLAFFTTANAGIMAASRYPMALSRDGLVPPFMGKVNKRSKTPVNSIIFTGIFIMLSLMLPLELLAKTASAVILMAYILTSLCVVILRESNVENYRPVFKAPLYPWLQISCVVIFDYFMFSLGWKVLKINLFFIVLSTMVYFLYGKKRTSSEYALLHLLLRITENLRLTHGLEEELRDIIHERDEVELDEFDRMIKNSRILDLKGPLTLDELFVIEARNLTHVVKKSEKELIDLFNDREREASTALTEFTAIPHIVVDEKDLFYLMVVRCREGIRFNEKKKSVKAVFLFISSPTLRKTHLRTLASIASLTREESYEKEWMNAKNENYLRDMILLSKRKRIHHKF from the coding sequence ATGAATCTGAAAAAGGAATTGGGTTTTTGGGAAGTATTCAGTATAGCTAGTGGAGCTATGATAAGTTCAGGAATATTTATTCTCCCTGGAATAGCTTTTGAAAAGTCAGGGCCTAGTATGATTTTGGCTTATTTTTTAGGTGGAATCCTTGCACTTGGCGGAATACTTAATGTAATAGAATTGGCAACAGCCATGCCCAAAGCGGGGGGAGACTATTTTTTTGTTATGAGGACTTTGGGGCCCCTTGTTGGTACAATATCTGGAATTCTCAGCTGGTCTGCCCTATCCCTCAAAAGTGCTTTCGCTATTTTTGGGATATCAAGTTTCATAGACGGAATTCTGCGCGGTACCGTTAATATTCATGACGTATTAATCATATCAATTTTTGTGACTCTTTTTTTTATGGTATTGAATGCAGTTGGGGTTGATATTGCAGCTAAATTTGAGGTTGCACTGGTTGTTATACTCTTGGCAGTCATGGTTATATACATAATATTTGGAATGAAGACTGTAGATATTTCTAGGTATACCCCCTTTGTATCCTCGTTTAAAAACGGTGAATTTATAGACGCAGTTTCTATTTTCAGTTACGAAGGAATACACAGAGTTATAGGAACGGCATCCCTTATATTTGTTTCCTTCGGCGGACTCCTTAAGGCTACAACGGTAGCAGAAGAGGTTAAGGATGCAGGGAGCAATATAACCAAGGGAATGATCACCTCTATAATGACCATAATTGTACTATACGTCTTGATCCTGATAATAACAGTTGGAAACATAGACGGTCAACTTCTTGCAGGTTCACTTTCACCAATATCTGATACTGCCAAGAAAATATTCGGAACTTGGGGGTTCTATGTCATTGATTTTGCCGCCCTTTTGGCATTTTTCACCACAGCCAATGCAGGAATAATGGCTGCCTCTAGATATCCCATGGCCCTCTCAAGAGATGGACTCGTGCCTCCTTTTATGGGGAAGGTGAATAAAAGGAGTAAAACACCTGTAAATTCAATAATTTTTACTGGGATCTTTATTATGCTTTCATTAATGCTTCCTCTGGAACTTTTGGCAAAGACAGCTTCAGCGGTAATACTCATGGCATACATACTGACAAGCCTCTGTGTAGTAATACTTAGGGAAAGCAATGTGGAAAACTACAGACCCGTATTTAAGGCTCCTTTATATCCTTGGCTTCAGATAAGCTGTGTAGTTATATTTGATTATTTTATGTTCAGTCTTGGATGGAAGGTTCTGAAGATAAATTTATTTTTTATAGTTTTAAGCACAATGGTGTATTTTCTTTACGGTAAAAAACGTACCTCAAGCGAATATGCTCTCCTTCATCTCCTACTAAGAATAACTGAAAACTTGAGACTTACTCATGGTTTAGAAGAGGAACTTAGAGATATAATCCATGAAAGGGACGAGGTGGAGCTAGACGAGTTTGACAGGATGATAAAAAACTCCAGGATACTAGATTTAAAAGGTCCCCTGACTCTAGATGAACTTTTTGTAATAGAAGCAAGAAATCTGACCCATGTGGTTAAAAAATCAGAAAAAGAATTGATAGATCTTTTTAATGACAGGGAGAGGGAAGCAAGTACAGCCTTGACTGAGTTTACAGCCATCCCTCATATAGTGGTAGATGAAAAGGACCTCTTTTATCTCATGGTGGTGAGATGTCGTGAGGGCATAAGGTTTAACGAAAAGAAAAAGTCTGTTAAGGCTGTATTTTTGTTTATAAGCAGCCCTACCTTAAGAAAAACACATCTTAGAACTTTGGCCTCTATAGCATCTCTTACAAGGGAAGAGAGTTATGAAAAAGAATGGATGAATGCAAAAAATGAAAATTATTTAAGAGATATGATTTTGCTCAGTAAAAGGAAGAGAATACACCACAAATTTTAA
- the truB gene encoding tRNA pseudouridine(55) synthase TruB translates to MDGIINIDKFSGMTSFDVVRRLKRILKMKKIGHTGTLDPMATGILVICTGRATRMAQDIEGQRKTYVAGFELGYKTTTYDTEGEITQRTDKGADRETLEKALENFRGEIDQVPPMYSALKVDGKRLYELAREGKEIERKSRRVTVENLEILDFDGKRGTFTCTVSKGTYIRSLIYDIGEALGTYGVMTSLRRTQVGNYTLDIAYTLEEVEAMVEKGDYSFSKSIEESFPYPSLEISGEKDIKLFNNGNTLVYDKKDGRYRVYSDEKFLGLAEIKRCRLKGYKYYNV, encoded by the coding sequence GTGGATGGAATTATAAATATAGACAAATTTTCTGGAATGACCTCCTTTGATGTGGTCAGAAGATTGAAAAGAATACTGAAAATGAAAAAAATCGGACACACTGGGACTTTGGACCCCATGGCTACAGGAATACTTGTGATCTGTACAGGACGGGCAACTAGAATGGCCCAGGATATAGAGGGACAGAGAAAGACCTATGTGGCAGGATTTGAGCTTGGGTACAAAACGACAACCTATGACACTGAAGGGGAGATAACCCAAAGGACAGACAAGGGTGCAGACAGGGAAACTCTGGAAAAAGCACTGGAAAATTTCAGAGGTGAGATAGACCAGGTCCCTCCCATGTATTCCGCACTAAAGGTAGACGGGAAGAGGCTTTATGAGCTCGCAAGGGAAGGTAAAGAGATAGAGAGAAAGTCTAGGAGAGTAACCGTAGAAAACCTTGAGATTCTGGACTTTGACGGGAAGAGAGGAACCTTCACCTGTACAGTGTCTAAAGGTACATACATAAGATCATTGATCTATGATATAGGGGAAGCTTTAGGAACCTACGGGGTAATGACTTCACTCAGAAGGACACAGGTAGGAAATTATACCCTAGATATAGCCTATACTCTAGAAGAGGTAGAAGCCATGGTGGAAAAAGGAGACTACAGTTTTTCTAAAAGTATAGAGGAGAGTTTCCCATATCCTAGTTTGGAGATCTCAGGAGAAAAGGATATAAAATTATTCAACAACGGGAATACTCTGGTTTATGATAAAAAAGATGGAAGATACAGAGTGTATAGTGATGAAAAATTCCTTGGATTGGCAGAGATAAAGAGATGTCGTCTCAAGGGTTATAAATATTATAATGTGTAG